One Candidatus Blochmannia vicinus DNA window includes the following coding sequences:
- the lnt gene encoding apolipoprotein N-acyltransferase, with protein MIFVVTAYYKYRQFLWLFIVLLFGAFGILGFSPYNFWPASIISLTVLLKIVLDSTWKKGIWYAFFWGIGFFGSGLQWIYISIDQFGNMCSCVNTVLIVCFVLYLTLFPILFSVLLTAIHLNTTIWHAVGAAPVLWLSIEYIRGHAFTGFPWLQFGYSQIDGPFKGIAPIFGVEGITFILVLISVLIAVSIKRAQLSLTVISLGILLFMWPLTWIQWYHTQPQRAVNVSLVQGNIDQHVKWDANYLEKIMQIYLNHTLPLLGKTKIIIWPESAIPGNEIDHDQVLTLLDHQLRQDQTNLITGIIGIRYDKNISNYYNSIIVIGNSKPYKYPSHNRYDKHHLVLCSERVPFQRFFSPLLRLFNIPVPFMQKGYYFQPQLTVSFIKMTAVICYEIILNKQIRDNFKPDTDFLLTVANNAWFGNSIGPWQHFQMARMRALELGRPLLCSTNNGVTAIVNADGSIQAKLPQFTSTVLSDTVVPTTGLTPYARFGTSWFFLGIITIYIILIFKCRNYIIDLIKNFY; from the coding sequence ATGATATTTGTTGTGACTGCATATTATAAATACAGACAATTTTTATGGTTGTTCATAGTATTATTATTTGGAGCTTTTGGTATTTTAGGATTTTCTCCATATAACTTTTGGCCAGCTAGTATTATTTCATTAACTGTTTTATTAAAAATAGTTTTAGATTCTACATGGAAAAAAGGTATATGGTATGCGTTTTTTTGGGGTATTGGTTTTTTTGGTAGCGGGCTACAATGGATTTATATAAGTATAGATCAATTTGGTAATATGTGTAGTTGTGTTAATACTGTATTAATTGTTTGTTTCGTTTTATATCTAACATTGTTTCCTATATTGTTTTCTGTATTACTTACGGCAATACATTTAAATACAACTATATGGCATGCAGTAGGTGCTGCTCCAGTATTATGGTTAAGTATTGAATATATTAGAGGACATGCTTTTACTGGATTTCCGTGGTTACAGTTTGGGTATAGTCAAATTGATGGGCCTTTCAAAGGCATTGCCCCTATTTTTGGGGTAGAAGGTATCACGTTTATTCTTGTTTTAATAAGTGTATTAATAGCAGTATCCATTAAAAGAGCGCAGTTATCGTTAACAGTTATATCTTTAGGGATATTGTTGTTTATGTGGCCTTTAACATGGATACAATGGTATCATACACAGCCCCAACGTGCTGTCAATGTTTCGTTAGTACAAGGTAATATTGACCAACATGTAAAGTGGGACGCTAATTATTTAGAAAAAATAATGCAAATATATTTGAATCATACTTTGCCCTTGCTCGGGAAAACAAAAATAATTATTTGGCCGGAATCAGCTATCCCAGGAAATGAAATTGATCATGACCAAGTGTTAACATTATTAGATCATCAATTAAGACAGGATCAAACAAATCTGATTACTGGGATTATTGGAATACGTTATGATAAAAATATTTCCAATTACTATAATAGTATTATAGTAATTGGAAATTCTAAACCTTACAAATATCCGAGTCATAATCGGTATGACAAACATCATCTAGTATTATGTTCTGAAAGGGTTCCATTTCAAAGATTTTTTAGTCCATTGTTACGTTTATTTAATATTCCTGTTCCTTTTATGCAAAAAGGTTATTATTTTCAGCCACAATTGACTGTATCATTTATTAAAATGACTGCTGTTATTTGTTATGAAATAATTCTTAATAAGCAAATCCGCGATAATTTTAAACCTGATACTGATTTTTTATTAACTGTTGCAAACAACGCATGGTTTGGAAATTCTATTGGCCCATGGCAACATTTTCAAATGGCTCGCATGCGTGCTTTAGAATTGGGAAGGCCTTTATTATGTAGTACTAACAATGGAGTTACTGCTATTGTAAATGCGGATGGTTCTATTCAAGCGAAACTTCCTCAGTTTACTTCAACAGTGCTTAGTGATACAGTTGTTCCAACTACAGGTTTGACGCCGTATGCAAGGTTTGGAACCTCCTGGTTTTTTTTAGGTATTATTACTATATATATTATTTTAATCTTTAAATGCAGAAATTATATTATAGATTTAATAAAAAATTTTTATTAA